The Magnolia sinica isolate HGM2019 chromosome 9, MsV1, whole genome shotgun sequence genome contains a region encoding:
- the LOC131256158 gene encoding class V chitinase-like, with product MAFQNLLFFFFFFFSIFLLQLQPSIGKPTVKAAYWFPASELPISDINSTLFTHLFCAFAALDSHSKQVTIPPSDQPAFAAFTTTVQKKNPFIQTLLSIGGGNSNSSIFIAMVSQPKTRKNFIDSSIRHARANGFFGLDLDWDWEYPKTTQEMANLGIFFNEWRAAVVSESRSSGRPQLLLTAAVYFSATRDSLSYPIQSIRRNLDWVNVMAYDFLAPNWSRDSTGAPAALYNPSSHISVSDGINVWIGAGLSARKIVVGLPFYGYAWKLVDPNQHGVGAPASGQSTEQGVASGGSISYRQIKEFIGKTGAAWEYDPTFVTEYCYSGSTWMGFDGARTVAAKVSFAKDKGLLGYFGWSVSADNDWELSQTASQTWNS from the exons ATGGCGTTTCAaaaccttctcttcttcttcttcttcttcttctctatatTCCTCCTTCAACTACAACCGTCCATCGGCAAACCAACCGTCAAAGCCGCCTACTGGTTTCCAGCCAGCGAATTGCCAATATCCGACATAAACTCCACTCTATTCACGCACCTCTTCTGCGCATTCGCCGCTCTCGATTCTCATTCCAAACAAGTCACGATCCCACCCTCCGATCAGCCTGCATTCGCCGCCTTCACCACAACCGTCCAAAAAAAGAATCCGTTTATCCAGACCCTCCTATCGATCGGAGGAGGAAACTCTAACTCGTCTATTTTTATTGCCATGGTGAGCCAGCCAAAAACACGGAAGAACTTCATCGACTCATCTATCAGGCATGCTCGAGCCAATGGCTTCTTTGGCCTCGACCTGGACTGGGATTGGGAGTACCCGAAAACTACCCAAGAGATGGCGAATTTGGGCATTTTCTTCAACGAGTGGCGAGCCGCGGTGGTGTCTGAGTCTCGGTCATCAGGTCGACCGCAGCTGCTTCTGACAGCTGCCGTCTATTTCTCTGCGACTCGTGACTCACTGAGTTACCCAATCCAGTCGATTCGGAGGAACTTGGACTGGGTTAATGTCATGGCATATGACTTCCTTGCACCCAACTGGTCGCGTGACTCGACGGGTGCACCAGCTGCACTCTACAATCCGTCGAGCCATATCAGTGTCAGTGATGGGATTAATGTCTGGATCGGGGCTGGACTTTCTGCTAGGAAGATTGTGGTAGGTTTGCCATTTTATGGATATGCATGGAAGCTGGTTGACCCAAACCAACATGGTGTGGGTGCACCTGCGAGCGGGCAGTCTACCGAACAAGGCGTTGCGAGTGGTGGATCGATAAGTTATAGGCAAATCAAGGAGTTCATTGGAAAGACTGGTGCTGCTTGGGAGTATGATCCGACGTTCGTAACGGAGTATTGTTATTCTGGGTCTACTTGGATGGGGTTTGATGGTGCAAGGACGGTTGCAGCTAAGGTTTCCTTTGCTAAGGATAAAGGGCTCTTGGGGTATTTTGGGTGGTCTGTGAGTGCGGACAATGACTGGGAGCTTTCACAAACAG CTTCACAGACATGGAATTCATAA
- the LOC131257000 gene encoding class V chitinase-like isoform X3: protein MAFRNLLFFSFFSIFLLQLQPSISQTTVKAAYWFPASEFPVSDINSALFTHLLCAFAALDPQSNQLIIPTSSQATFASFTTTVQQKNPSVQTLLSIGGGRSDPSAFASMASQPTSRKSFIDSSIRLARANGFRGLDLDWEYPQTAQQMLNLGTLFDEWRAAVVSESQSSGRPQLLLTAAVHFSANRDSLSYPVQSIGRNLDWVNVMAYDFKGPGWSGDSTGAPAALYNPSSRFSGSAGIDVWIGAGLSAKKMVLGLPFYGYAWKLVDPNQNGLGAPASGRATEQGVASHGSISYWQIKAFVGRSGATWVYDPTVVTDYCYAGSTWMGFDGVRSVAAKVSYAQSKGLLGYFAWSVSGDSNWELSQQASQTWN, encoded by the exons ATGGCGTTTCGAaaccttctcttcttctccttcttctctatATTCCTCCTTCAACTACAACCCTCCATCAGCCAAACAACAGTCAAAGCCGCCTACTGGTTTCCGGCCAGCGAATTCCCGGTATCTGACATAAACTCTGCTCTATTCACCCACCTCCTCTGTGCATTCGCCGCTCTCGATCCTCAATCCAACCAACTCATCATCCCAACCTCCAGCCAGGCCACATTCGCTTCTTTCACCACAACCGTCCAACAAAAGAACCCGTCCGTCCAGACGCTATTATCGATAGGAGGCGGAAGGTCCGACCCATCTGCTTTCGCCTCCATGGCGAGCCAGCCAACATCACGTAAGAGCTTCATCGACTCATCCATCAGGCTCGCTCGAGCCAACGGCTTCCGCGGCCTCGACCTCGACTGGGAATACCCACAAACCGCTCAACAGATGTTGAACTTAGGCACCCTCTTCGATGAGTGGCGAGCTGCGGTGGTGTCCGAGTCGCAGTCGTCGGGTCGGCCGCAGCTGCTTCTGACTGCAGCCGTCCATTTCTCTGCGAATCGTGACTCACTGAGTTACCCGGTCCAGTCGATCGGAAGAAACTTGGATTGGGTCAATGTCATGGCGTATGACTTCAAAGGACCTGGCTGGTCGGGAGACTCGACCGGTGCACCAGCTGCACTCTACAACCCGTCGAGTCGATTCAGTGGTAGCGCTGGGATCGATGTCTGGATCGGGGCTGGGCTTTCAGCTAAGAAGATGGTGCTAGGTCTGCCGTTTTATGGATATGCATGGAAGCTAGTGGACCCGAACCAAAATGGTTTGGGTGCGCCTGCGAGCGGGCGAGCTACTGAACAAGGTGTTGCAAGCCATGGATCGATAAGTTACTGGCAGATCAAGGCGTTTGTTGGTAGGAGCGGTGCTACTTGGGTGTATGATCCGACGGTTGTAACGGACTATTGCTATGCGGGGTCCACTTGGATGGGATTCGATGGTGTAAGATCGGTTGCTGCTAAGGTTTCGTATGCTCAGAGTAAGGGGCTGTTGGGCTATTTTGCATGGTCCGTTAGTGGAGACAGCAACTGGGAGCTTTCACAACAAG CTTCACAGACGTGGAATTGA
- the LOC131257000 gene encoding class V chitinase-like isoform X2, which produces MAFRNLLFFSFFSIFLLQLQPSISQTTVKAAYWFPASEFPVSDINSALFTHLLCAFAALDPQSNQLIIPTSSQATFASFTTTVQQKNPSVQTLLSIGGGRSDPSAFASMASQPTSRKSFIDSSIRLARANGFRGLDLDWEYPQTAQQMLNLGTLFDEWRAAVVSESQSSGRPQLLLTAAVHFSANRDSLSYPVQSIGRNLDWVNVMAYDFKGPGWSGDSTGAPAALYNPSSRFSGSAGIDVWIGAGLSAKKMVLGLPFYGYAWKLVDPNQNGLGAPASGRATEQGVASHGSISYWQIKAFVGRSGATWVYDPTVVTDYCYAGSTWMGFDGVRSVAAKVSYAQSKGLLGYFAWSVSGDSNWELSQQASGTWDGLNLSAKTTSAREMQAVI; this is translated from the coding sequence ATGGCGTTTCGAaaccttctcttcttctccttcttctctatATTCCTCCTTCAACTACAACCCTCCATCAGCCAAACAACAGTCAAAGCCGCCTACTGGTTTCCGGCCAGCGAATTCCCGGTATCTGACATAAACTCTGCTCTATTCACCCACCTCCTCTGTGCATTCGCCGCTCTCGATCCTCAATCCAACCAACTCATCATCCCAACCTCCAGCCAGGCCACATTCGCTTCTTTCACCACAACCGTCCAACAAAAGAACCCGTCCGTCCAGACGCTATTATCGATAGGAGGCGGAAGGTCCGACCCATCTGCTTTCGCCTCCATGGCGAGCCAGCCAACATCACGTAAGAGCTTCATCGACTCATCCATCAGGCTCGCTCGAGCCAACGGCTTCCGCGGCCTCGACCTCGACTGGGAATACCCACAAACCGCTCAACAGATGTTGAACTTAGGCACCCTCTTCGATGAGTGGCGAGCTGCGGTGGTGTCCGAGTCGCAGTCGTCGGGTCGGCCGCAGCTGCTTCTGACTGCAGCCGTCCATTTCTCTGCGAATCGTGACTCACTGAGTTACCCGGTCCAGTCGATCGGAAGAAACTTGGATTGGGTCAATGTCATGGCGTATGACTTCAAAGGACCTGGCTGGTCGGGAGACTCGACCGGTGCACCAGCTGCACTCTACAACCCGTCGAGTCGATTCAGTGGTAGCGCTGGGATCGATGTCTGGATCGGGGCTGGGCTTTCAGCTAAGAAGATGGTGCTAGGTCTGCCGTTTTATGGATATGCATGGAAGCTAGTGGACCCGAACCAAAATGGTTTGGGTGCGCCTGCGAGCGGGCGAGCTACTGAACAAGGTGTTGCAAGCCATGGATCGATAAGTTACTGGCAGATCAAGGCGTTTGTTGGTAGGAGCGGTGCTACTTGGGTGTATGATCCGACGGTTGTAACGGACTATTGCTATGCGGGGTCCACTTGGATGGGATTCGATGGTGTAAGATCGGTTGCTGCTAAGGTTTCGTATGCTCAGAGTAAGGGGCTGTTGGGCTATTTTGCATGGTCCGTTAGTGGAGACAGCAACTGGGAGCTTTCACAACAAG